The Gemmatimonas sp. DNA window CGATGAGCGTGTTGCCACCGGTCGGCACCACGCGCTCAGTTACCGAGCTGGAGTCGGCACGATACAACGTTTGTCCGTTGACGGTGTTCGTGTCGTAGCGGCTCACGATGTATACCGCCGGCCCAAGTTCGTTCTGTCGGAAGCCACGCACCGTGGTTGGACCGCCCGCGTACAACCGCTCCTGTGGCGGAATGAAGCCGCCCGTACGCGGCGTCGTGCCACCACCGTACACCACGCCACCGCGCAGATGCGCGACCAGCGTGGCGCCACCACGCAGTGCACGATACCACGACACGTCACCGGTGCCGCGATTGAATTGCTGCGAACGATCGGAGCCAATGAGCGTGCTCGCATGACGCACGTTCAACCGCACCGTACTGCCACCGGTGGGCCGCAACGGATCGTTCACGCGTTCGCGCACGATCGAGTATTCCAACGCGGCCAAACGATTGTTGCGCTGCAAAAACGTGCGCGACTCGTTGTCGCACGCATTGAACACGGCGCAGAAAAACGCGGGCTCCGCCTCGGTACGACCCAGCTCCACCTGATAGCTCAGCGTGCTCGGCACGCGCGCAATCGGAAACGGATCGGTCACCGACAGCGCCCCACCGATCGGCGTGCGACGCAGGAACGCCTTGTACTCGGACAGCGTGGAGCTGAACAGCGTGAGCGACGGCACACGCGCCTGATTGGCCCGCACCGGCTGTCGCACGGTCATCGACGTGTAGTAGTTCAGCGTGCGGCTGTACGGATCGCTGCGCGCCTGTCCCTGACAGAGATTCGGCGCGCCGTCGAGCGGATCACCGAGTCCGATCTTGCTCACACGACCGGTGAGTTCCAAGCGCTGCGCAAAGGGCAGGAAGTCACGATCGGTGAGCGAACCCTGCATGCGGAAGCAATCGAGCGTGGCCCAGCCCAATCCGCCGCGCGCCGCCCAGCGATCACCCTCCACCAGCCGCACCACGAGGTTCACGATCGAGTCGCCCGCCGGCTGGATGCTGTCGGGCTGCAGATCGACGCGCTGAAAGGCGTCGGTCTGATAGAGATTGCGCTGCGCGTCGATGATCGCGCGGGCCGAATACCAGTCACCCGTCTTGAGTGCCATCGCCCGACGGACCGTGGCATCGGAGACGCGCCGGTTGTCGTCGCCGGCGTCTACCTCGAGCGCGATACGACCGAGCTTGGCCCGTACACCAGGCACCACCGACACTTCGACATCGGCCGTGCGCAACACGGTGTTCGTAGTATAGGCCACCAACGCCTCGGCCTGCGGCCAGCCCTTGTTGCGCAGCCGTCGCACGAGGGTGTCCCGACCGGCTTCGAGCGCACCACGATCGAACACGCCACCAACGGCCAACGGGAAATCACGCGCCGCGTCGCGTACGTCGGGGTGGATCTCGAGCCCCTGCAGCGCGAGCGCCGTAATGCGCATCGGCTCGCCTTCGCGAATGGTGAACGTGATCTCGATCACACCGGGCTTCACCGTGGTGACCGTGGTGTCCACCTTCACATCGAGAAAGCCGCGCCGGCGATACAGGGTCTCGAGCCGCTGTACATCCCGCGAGAACTCCACTGGGTCGAGGCAGCGCCGCTCGCCGATGACTGGTAATCCGGCAACGGACGACGGGGATGTGGCCACCGTGGCCGCGAGGGCGACAGCGGCATATTCGCGATTCCCGGCGAATCGGAGCGCACGCACTTCACGGTCGCCGCGATCGCAGGACAGATCCTGGGCGGCGGCCGGACGCGCGACCGAAAGTGTTGCGAGCGCGAAGAGGAGATGGACGAGAGGTCGCACGTTCTATAGCGTTGAAGCTCACGTGGGATCGCCCCTCAGTCAACCGCACATGTCATCGATTCGCCCGTCACGTTCGTTCTGCTCGCGGCTCTCGCCGTACACCATGGTCTGCACCATGCTGGTGAGCACCGTGCTGGTCAGCACGCTGGCCGGCTGCCGCACCGGCGAGGCGACTCCTGACCGTCACGCGCTCATCGACTCACGCGATTGGTACGATCCGCGTTCGCTCGATCCGGCCAAGGCCACTGACGTGCCCAGCGGACGGGCCGTGGCGTATCTGTTCGACGGCCTCACCAAGTTCACCCCCGCTGGTCAGGTGCAGCCGTCGATCGCGCGGTCGTGGGACGTCTCGCCCGACGGCCTGCAGTACACGTTCCACCTGCGTGCCGACGTCCGCTTCCATGACGGCGCGCCGCTGCTCGCGCGCCATGTCGCCCAGTCGTTTCGCCGCGTGCTCGACCCGGCCACCAAGAGCGGCACGGTGTGGCCGCTCTACCCGATCAAAGGCGCCCGCGCCTTCGCCGACGGCAAGTCTGACGGCAAGGGCACCGCACTCGGCATCGAGACGCCAAACGACACGACGGTCATCATTACGCTCGACGAGCCGTTCGCGATCTTCCCGAAGCTGCTCGCCATGCCCGTGGCGTCGATCCTCCCCGACTCGGTCGGCGTCGACTTCAGTGAGCACCCCATCGGCACCGGACCGTGGAAGCTCGTGGAGTGGAAGCACGACGACTATCTCAAGTTCGCCCGCAACGCCACGTACTTCGGCGGCGCGCCCTCCATCGACACCCTGATCGCCCGCATCATCCCCGAGCCGTCCACTGCCGTCGCCGAGTTCGAAGCCGGCACGGTCGACATTCTCTACGTGCCGGAAGACCAGACGCGCGACTGGGAAGAGACCGACACGAAGAAGGCCACGCTCGTGAGCGCACCGGCGCTGCGCTTGTGGTACATGGGCGTGAACGTCACGCGCGGCCCGCTGAAAGACGTGCGCGTGCGACAGGCGATCGCCCACGCCATCGACGTCCCCACCCTCCTCGCCCAGCTCCTCGCCGGCCGCGGCACCATCGCCGCCGGCGTGATCCCGCCCACGCTCGAAGGCTTCGACAAGGCACGGCAGCCATACGCGTACGACACCCTCGCCGCGCGCAAACTCCTTGCTGACGCCGGCTACGCCAACGGCATCGACCTCGAGTTGTGGAGTTCGCAAACCGCACCCATGCCGCGCCTCGCGCAGGCCATTCAAGCGTATCTCGCCACGGTGGGCGTTCGCATCAAGCTCGTGCAACGCGATGCCAGCTCCATGCGCGCCGCCGCCCGCGCCGGACAAACAGACCTGGTCGTGAAGGACTGGTACGCCGATTACCCCGACGCCGAGAACTTCCTGTATCCGCTGCTGCACACCGCGAACCGCGGCGCCGGCGGCAATGTGTCGTTCTTCAGCGACGCCACGTTCGATCGATTGGTCGACGCGTCACGGCGCGAGAGCGACGCGGCCAAGCGCGCGGTGTTGTATGCGGCGGCGGACTCGGTGGGCTATGCACAAGTCGGCATGGTGCCCCTGTTTTTCTACAACGAGGTGTACGCGGTACAACCGTGGGTCAAAGGATTCGAAGTTCCGGTCATTTTTAATGGGCAACGATGGGAGAAGGTTACGATGGGGACTGATAAGAAGCGCTAAGAGTGAACGGCGCTAAAAGTCACAGGCGCTAAAAGTCAGAAGCGCTAAGAATTAGGGGCGAAACTACGAACGGCGTTGGGATGTGCGTGGTCGCGGGCTTTTGGTGACGGTGGTTGGGCATGGGCGCACTACCGTGCGCTATGCCAAACCACTTCGACCTCCGTGTGTACGACGCGGCGTGCCAACTCAGCACCGTCGTGATCGACTCCCTCGATCATTGCGAGTGCAGCCGCGTGCCTGGGCTTTGTGCGCAGTTGATCAGCGCGGTCGGCTCGATCGCCGCGAATACCTCGGAAGGCGCCGGTCGCGGAACGGCCCCACAGTTCCTCAATCAGTTGCGAATCGCCTTGGGCTCCGCCAACGAAACCCGCACGCATCTCATGCGTGCACGCAACGAGGCGAGATTGGCAACCAAGCCGTACTTCCTCTGCGATTCGAAGGCGCTAGTCACCGCAAGGATGCTGGCGTCCCTCATCCGCCGAATCGAGGAAGACGAGGCCCGGCGGAAGAACGAGCGCAGTTAGCAGTTCACGCCGTTGATTCTTAGCGCTTCTGATTCTTAGCGCCGTTCACTCTTAGCGCTTTTGACTTTTAGCGCCGTTCGCCGTTCAATCCGCCCCACCCGCGCGCCCTTTCCCCTCCCGTTTCGCCCGGTACAACGCCGCATCCGCTCTTCCCATCCACGCTTCCACGCCTTCGCCGCCGTGGTACGAGGCGTAGCCGACGCTCGCGCTCAGCGCTGGTGCGTCAGCAGCGAACGGAGGGCCTGTTTCTGCGATCTTCTGCACCAGGCGTTCCGCCAGTCGTCCGGCCACGTTGGCGTTGGTATTCGTGAGAATGACCACGAACTCGTCGCCGCCGATGCGGCAGATGACGTCGGAATCTCCCAAGAAGACGCGGGTCAACGTGTCGGCCGTGGTCTGCAACGTGGCGTCACCGGCGGAGTGCCCGTAGCCATCATTGATCTGCTTCAGGTGATCGAGATCGACCAGCACGAGCGATACGGGCGCGCGATTGAGCGTATGCATCTGCACCGCGCGTTGGGCGGCGCGTTCGAAGCGCTTGCGGTTGCCGAGTCCGGTGAGGGGGTCGGTTTCGCTTTCGCGCTTGGCCTCTTCGAGCTGAGAGCCCAACTGGTCGATACGTTCGGCCAGCATGCCGTACGCGACCTGCTGTGTATCGCGGCGGGTGCGCGAGATGTCGGTGATCGCCGAGATCGCCTGCAGCACTTCGTCTTTCACGGCGTGCGTCTCGAGGCCATGAATGGCGGTTTGCACGCGGGTGATCTGCACCGACGTGGCTTCATCGGCGTGCAGATCGGCCTGCGCCACCGTGTGCACGCGCTCCACGCAGGCCCACAGCGCATCACGCAAATCGGACAGCGCCGACTCCACATAGCGCTTCTCCCGCCGACGATGGTCGGTCAGCGCCCGGGCAGCGCCCCGGTAATCGCGCTCGGCGGCACTCAACGACCCGCGCGACTCGCCCGCCGAGAGCGGAACACCGAGCACCGTGTGGCGACGCCACCGCTCGAGCTCTTCCCCCGCCTCGCTCGACGACACGTCGGGCAGATCGAAGCTCCCCTGCGCGTACGCCGACAGCACCTGCCCGAAGGCGTCGAGCAGCGGCGCGAGGTCGAACGCCTCGTCGGCGGTGGCCACCGCTGATGCGGCCGTCGCTGAGACGGCCGTCGGTGCGACGGGTGACGGGACGACAGCTGGGCGATCGGCGGCAGAACGACGGAATAGCATGAAGGCGACGAGGAAGTGAATCGGATGGTCCCCGGCGACAGGCGCGGGAAGTGGTCAAGAGTATCGGCCCGACTCCCACGGGGATTAATGTTGCTGACATGCTGTCGCTGCTCGCCCGTCGCCTCTTGCTCTCCCTGCCCACGTTGGCCGGGGTGCTGATCGTCGTGTTCCTCCTGCTCTATGTCGCGCCGGGGGACCCGGTGCAGGCCATGGTCGGGGAACGCGCCGACCCGGCCACGATCGCGCGGCTCCGGGCCGAACTTCGCCTCGACGACCCCCTCCCGGCGCAGTTCTTCCACTATGCCAGCGGCGTACTGCAGGGTGACCTTGGCCGATCCTACGTCACCAATCGCCCGATCATCAGCGACATCGCCGAGCGCTTTCCGCGCACGCTGCTGCTGGCCACGGCGGCCATGCTGCTGGCCACGATCAGCGGCGTCACCATCGGCGTGCTCGCCGCCGTACGCCCCAACGGCTGGTTCGACCGCCTCGCGCTCGCCACGACGTACCTCGGGATTTCCTTCCCCGTGTACTGGATCGGCCTGCTGCTGATCGTCCTCTTCGCGGTCACCCTGCGCTGGCTGCCGGCCTCGGGCTACGGTCGCATCGAGTTTCTGATCCTCCCGGCGCTGGCGCTGGGCTCGCGCTCCATCGCCTACCTCGCCCGCGTGACTCGTTCCTCGATGCTCGAGGTGTTGGGCGCCGACTTCGTGCGTACGGCCCGCGCCAAAGGACTGACGGAATCCGGCGTGATCATCCGCCACGCCCTGCGCAACGCGCTGATTCCCGTGATCACGGTGATCGGTCTCGACTTCGGCGCCTACCTCACCGGCAGCATCCTCACCGAAACGATCTTCAGCTGGCCGGGCATCGGCCGCTACGTGGTCATGGCGATCGCACGACGCGACCTCCCGGCCGTACAGGGCGCCGTGCTCTTTCTGTCGGTCGTGTTCGTGCTGGTCAATCTGGTGACCGATCTCGCGTACCAAAAAGCCGATCCGCGGGTGCGGGCCTAGTTCGGGTGCTCCGCCGTAGGCGCCGTGTGTGTGGATAGCCCGTAGTTCACGCGAAGCTCGCGAAGGGCGCGAAGGGCGCGAAGAACAGCAAAACAATTTTCGTTTTTGCTTTTGCAGTTCTTCGCGTGCCTTCGCGTTCTTCGCGAGCTTCGCGTGAACCAGCGATCCCTCAACGACCAATAAAACTCCCCGCAAGCACTCCAGCCGGCACTCAGTCGTCCTTCTGCCCGAACACCGCCAAGTGCGACGAGTGCCCCGGCGCGACCGGTTTCGATGGCCGTGTTAACCTTGATCTCGTCCTTCTCGATGTCGAGGCCCCACTCCAGCAACGTGCCGAGGTCGGATACGTAGCCGAGCATCGGGAGCACGAGCGTGACCGACTTGGCCTTGTCGCGCAGCTGCGCGCACCAGTCGAAGGCCGAGTCACCACCACCGATGATCAGCACATCCCGACCGCGATTCGATGCCGGCGGGGATTACTACGGCGCGCGTCGGGGAACGGTCCGTTTCCGTGCCCAGCACCAAGTGTCCGTCCTCGTGCTCGAGGCCGACCACGCGCTGCCCCAGGTGTTCGAGATAACGGCGGAGTATGGGGTAGGGAGTATGGGGTAGGGGGTCAAACAACCGAACGACTCCGTACCCCCTACCCCCTACTCCCTACTCCGCTGTCGTCCATCTCGCGTATAATGCGGAATGAAGATCTACACCCGAGCAGGTGACGAGGGCGCGACCGCCCTCTTTGGTGGCGGCAAGGTTGGCAAGGACCATCCCCGCGTCGAAGCGTACGGCGACGTGGACGAACTCAATGCCTCACTCGGTCTGGCGCGATCGATCGACATGATGCCCCGTATCGACGAAGTGCTCGTGCCCGTGCAGCGCGATCTCTTCGCCATCGGCGCGCTGTTGGCGACTCCCGATCATGAGAAGATGAAGGAGCAGCTCAGCAAGGCTCGCATCGACGAGCAGCGCATCGAGGAGCTCGAGCGGGCGATCGATGCCTGTGAGGCGGAGCTCGAGCCGCTGCGCAGCTTCATCATTCCCGGGGGCACGCCCAAGGCGGCCGCACTGCATGTGGCGCGCACCGTGTGTCGGCGGGCCGAGCGTCGCGTGGTGCATCTCGCGGCCGATATCGAACTGCCGGCCATGGTGGTGGTGTATCTCAACCGCCTGTCCGATCTCCTGTTCATGCTTGCCCGCGTCGCCAACAAGCGTGCGGGTGCGGGCGAGGTGACCTGGTAGTGGGCGGCGCGCCCCCCGACGCGCTCCAACTGCCGCTGCCGTATCCGGTCTACTGCCGGGCCGGCGTGCGGCAGGCCATCGGGGAGATTGCGCGCCTCGCCGCCCCTTCGCATCGCGTCGCCGTCATCAGCGACACCGCCGTGGCGCGCCTGCATGGTGAAGCCATCGCGGCCCAGTTCCCGGCCGACAGCACTCGGCTGTTCACCATTCCACCCGGTGAGCAGGAGAAGACGCGGGCCCGCTGGGCCGAACTCACCGACGCCCTGCTGGAATGGGGCGCGGGACGCGATACCACCGTCATCGCCGTCGGCGGCGGCGTGATCGGCGACCTCGCCGGCTTCGTCGCGTCGACATACATGCGCGGGCTCCCCGTCGTGCAGGTGCCGACCACGCTGCTGGCGATGGTCGACGCGTCGGTGGGGGGCAAGACCGCCGTCGATACCCCCTTCGGCAAGAACCTGGTCGGCGCGTTCCATAACCCGTCGGCAGTGGTCATCGACCCCGACGTGCTCGCTACGCTCCCCGCCGACGTGCTGCGCAGCGGGCTGGCCGAAATGATCAAGCACGGCGTCATCGCCGACGCGTCCTACTTCGACGCCGTCCTCCGGTTCGCCGGCGCCGTCCGTGATCACGGCGCACAGGCCCCGGACTTCGCCGCCACGATCACGACACTGATCACCGGCAGCGTGCGCATCAAGGCGGAAGTCGTCGCTGAAGACACCCGCGAAGGCGGCCTGCGTCAGATCCTGAACTTCGGCCACACCATCGCCCACGCCGTGGAGCGGGTGCTCAACTTCGAGCTCCTCCACGGCGACGCCGTCGCGATGGGGATGGTGGCCGAAGCCCGCATCGCCGAGTCGATCGGACTGGCGGGGCCGGGACTCGCCGTCGCCATCGCCGACGCCGTGGAGAGCGCAGGTCTCCCCTCCCTCCTCCCCGCCGGCATCAGCCTCGACGACATCATCACGGCCACCCACGGCGACAAGAAGGCGCGCGCAGGTTCCGCCCGCTACTCCCTCCCCCGCGGCATCGGCGAAATGGAAGCCGCCGAGGGCACATGGGCGGTCGCGGTGAGCGACGAACAGGTCGGCTCAGCGCTCAGTTAAGCCCATGGCCCACGGCCCATGGCTCACGGTCCATGGCCCATGGCTCACGGCCCACGGCTCACGGCCCATGGCTCACGGCCCATGGCCTTTTTAGGGGAGCTTTGGGCTTTGAGCTTTTGGGCTTTGGGCTGTGGGCTGTCAGCTATGGGCTATCAGCTATGGGCTATCAGCCATGGGGTGTGTGGCGCCGCCGCAACGCCGTACAGCACAGCTCCCTTCCAAACCATGAGATAGCCGTCACGAACGTGACATTCAACCCGAACACTGGCGCGATGCCGTCCTTAAACTGTCACGTAAATGCCAGAATTACGCGCCTAGCAAAGATTTTCATTGACCGCTCAGTATCCCGCCATTATCGTGGCGTTCCCACCCCCTGACTGGGCCGCGTCTGGACCCGGTCGATAAGGCACATGTTCGGCGAGGGCGTATGCAGGCAGCTGCCGCGACCAGGACCACCGAGGCCCGCTCCAAGGGCTTTTTCCGTTCCTCCCCTTCCACCGCCTTCGATCAATACCTCCACGACATACAAAAGCTTCCCCTGATCACGGACGCCGCCGAAGAGCGTAGGCTCGCTCGGCTCGCCCAAAAGGGAGATGAGGCCGCCGCCGAGCGCCTCGTGACCGCGAACCTCCGGTTCGTGATCAGCTACGTGAAGAAGTATCAAGGACACGGCCTCGATCTCTCCGAACTCGTCGCCATCGGCAACGAGGGCCTCCTCAAGGCGGTCCGGAAGTTCGATCCCGATCAGGGCGTCAAGTTCATCTCCTACGCCGTGTGGTGGGTGCGCCAAGCCGTCCTCAAGGCACTGGCTGAGCAGACGCGAAGCGTCCGTATCCCGCTCAACCAGAACTCCCAGCTCATCCGCATGGCTCGCGGTGAGATGGTGCTCAATCAGGTGCTCAATCGCGAGCCCACGGATGCCGAGATGGCCAAGCTCCTCCAGGAGCCCATCGAGCAGATCCGCAATGCCCGCCAGATCACCAGCACCGAAGTCTCCCTCGACGCCCCCATCGATCGTCAGGATCGCGAGGCGTCCACCCTCGGCGAACGCTTCGCCGGCGAGACGCACACCGATATCGAAGAAGGCACCGACTTTCGCCTCATGCGGGAGTTCATCGATCGCGTGTTCCGGAAGTACCTCACGCCGCGCGAACGCAAGATCCTGTATCTGTATTACGGACTCGATGAAGGGGCAGAAGCCATGACCCTCGAGCGCATCGGCGCCCTCATGGGCGTCACGCGCGAACGGATCCGCCAGATTCGCGAGCGGGCCTTCGAAAAGCTCCGCGAGTCGCCCGATGGACGCGCCCTTGCCGGATTCTGGGGCGCCGCCTGAACTAGGACTCGCAGTACAGAATCGCCGGTCTAACAAGTGCAGTAGTAGCTTTTGCGGCGGGTGTTCGTATTCATACGAACACCCGTTCGTTTTTTCTCCCGGTCTTCCTGGAGCTGCTGTTGCCTCGCGTCCTGATCGTTGACGACGAACCGGGCATCCGCTTCGCATTGAAGCGCTGGTTCGAGCGTCAACACTGGACTGTCTCCGAAGCCGGAGATGGCCAGACTGCCATTACCGAACTGCTGGCGAGTGACGATACCGGCGAGAGCCGCGTTGACCTCGTGATTTGCGATCTGCACCTCCCGCTGCTGTCCGGGGAGGAGCTGCTTCGCACACTCATGGTCAGCCGTCCGGCGATCGCCGCACGCGTGATTCTGTCCACCGGCGATGCCGTCTCCGACGCCGCCCCAGACAGCGCCCTCGCGATTCACCCGCACGTGTTGCAGAAGCCGTTCGAACTCAACACGCTGAAAGCGCTCGTCACCTCCATCGTCAGCTAGTTCCGCGCGCGGGCCGCTATCTTTCGGCATGCGCGATGCTCTGCTCGCCACGCTCTCCGCCATCGTAGGCCCTCGCTGGGTGAAATCACGCGCGCCCGAACTCGTCGCGTATGACGCCGACGGGCTCCCGGGATATCGTGCGCTGCCCAACCTCGCCGTCTTTCCCGGCACGCAGGGCGAAGTCGCCGCCGTTGTCCGCGCACTCGCGAGCGCGAATGTGTCGTTCGTGCCGCGTGGCGCCGGTACCGGACTCTCCGGCGGTGCACTAGCCAACGATGTCGTACTGCTCGGCCTCAATCGTCTCACACAGATTCTCCGCGTCGATCCGGTAAATCGCATCGCCGTGGTCGAACCGGGCGTGGTGAACGCAAAGTTGTCGCGCGCCGTGGCGCCGTATGGATTGCAGTACGCTCCCGATCCCTCAAGCCAGAGCGTCTGCACGATCGGCGGCAACGTGGCCGAGAATGCCGGCGGACCGCACTGTCTCAAGTACGGCGTCACGCTCAATCATGTCGTCGAGTGTCTGGTCATCCTTCCCGACGGCCGTTTCATTCGCGCGGGCTCGGCCTTCGGCGAGTCCGATGAATACGACCTGCTCGGCCTGTTCGTCGGCAGTGAAGGCTGCTTCGGTGTCGCGACCGAAATCACGGTGCGACTCGTACCACTGCCCGACCGCGTGCATACGATGCTCGCCGACTTCCCGAGTGTGAACGCTGCCGCGCGCGCGGTGTCACGCATCGTGGCCACCGGTATCGTGCCTGCCGCGCTCGAGATGATGGACAACGCCACCATTCGCGCCGTCGAAGCCTCGATCTACGCCGCCGGCTACCCCACCGACGCCGCCGCCGTACTGCTATGCGAAGTCGATGGCATCGCCGACGGACTCGACGAAGACGTGGCGATCATTCGCGAGTGCTGCATGGCATCGGGCGCCCGCAACGTGCTGGTGGCCACCACCGAAGCCGATCGCGTCCGCCTGTGGCAAGGACGCAAGAAAGCCTTCGGCGCCATGGGCCGCATCGCCCCGTCGCTGGTCGTGCAGGACGCCGTCGTGCCGCGCACGCGCTTGCCCGATGTGCTCGAAACGATTCACGAGATTGCCACGCGCCACAACGTGCAGGTGTGCAACGTATTTCACGCCGGCGACGGCAACCTGCACCCTAATATTCCCTACGACGCGAATGACGCCGATGCGTCGGCCCGCGTGCACGCCGCGATGTCGGAGATCATGCTCGCCTGCATTGCCGCCGGCGGCACCATCACCGGCGAACACGGCGTCGGTCTCGACAAGCTGCCGTACATGGAAAGCCTGTTCAGCGCCGAATCACTGTCGGCGATGTGCACCATCCGCGACGTCTTCGATCCGGCGCGGCGCGCCAATCCGGGCAAGGTCGTGCCGGTGCATAGCTGCAAAGAATGGCGCGGGGGCAACCGTGCTTAATCACACCGGAAGCAATTTAGAGGCGAACGTGTATTCGACGAGCGGAAGCGGTGCTTCCGGCACGATGCACACATTCTTAAATGTGCGATCTCCTCGCCGCGGTGATTCCCCCCGCCCCACACACGTTGGCCCCCAAGCAGCTTCCCTCGTGAAGTCACACCGTGGCGACCGCGGCTGATGGAGACTTCCGAAATCTCCGCCGCCGTCCGCAGCGCGATCGCCAGCAGTACAGTGGTCCGTGGGGTCGGCTCGGGCACGTGGCTTCACGGCGGCCCCGTGGAGAACGATGCCACTGCCACCGTGGTGAAGCCTCGCGGCGGCGTGATCGAATACACCCCGGGTGACCTCGTGATCAGTGTGCACGCGGGCACGACACTGGAGGAGCTGTCGGCGGTGTGCGCCGCCAGCGGCCAGATGATTGCTATCGCGCCGTATGGCTCACCGCGGTCCACCATCGGTGCCGTGGTCGCAACCGCTACCGCGGCGCCGTTGGCATACGATGACCTCGCCATACGCGATTTGGTGCTCGGCCTCACCGTCGTCACCGGCACGGGTGATATCGTGCGCGTCGGTGGCAAGGTAGTAAAGAATGTGGCAGGCTTTGACCTCGTGCGCCTCAACACGGGCGCGTTCGGCACACTTGGTGTGATCACCGAGGTCAACCTGCGGTTGCACGCGAAGCCAAGTATGGATCATGTGGTCACGGGCACGCTGGACGGGTCACCGTGGGATTGGGTTCCGCGTCTCATCGCGAACCGTGCCCCGTTGCCGATGCAGGTGCGGCTCGCGCCCGATGAACCGGCGCAACTCTTTGCGCGTTGCACCGGCAATGGTGCGCGGGCGTCGGCGTTGCGCGGCATCATGCAGTCGTACGGCGTGCGCAATACGTTTACGCTCGGGCCTTCCGACACCAGCAGCGCCGATGAGCAGGTGCCGATGATCACCGCGCTGCGTCATGTGCCAGACCACGCATTGGTGCTCCGCATTCGCACCGAGCTGTCCGGAGGGGATGCGATGCTCGAACATGTGCGCAAACTCCTTCCCGAGGCCACGCTGCTCTATAATCCGTCGCGTGGATCGGTTCGCGTGATCACCGACCCCGGACACGAAGATGACGTGCTGGTAGAGCAACTTGAGATGCAGTTCGGTCGCACCCCTGTGAACTATTCGCTGGTGGCCGAACAA harbors:
- a CDS encoding four helix bundle protein, with product MPNHFDLRVYDAACQLSTVVIDSLDHCECSRVPGLCAQLISAVGSIAANTSEGAGRGTAPQFLNQLRIALGSANETRTHLMRARNEARLATKPYFLCDSKALVTARMLASLIRRIEEDEARRKNERS
- a CDS encoding cob(I)yrinic acid a,c-diamide adenosyltransferase; its protein translation is MKIYTRAGDEGATALFGGGKVGKDHPRVEAYGDVDELNASLGLARSIDMMPRIDEVLVPVQRDLFAIGALLATPDHEKMKEQLSKARIDEQRIEELERAIDACEAELEPLRSFIIPGGTPKAAALHVARTVCRRAERRVVHLAADIELPAMVVVYLNRLSDLLFMLARVANKRAGAGEVTW
- a CDS encoding ABC transporter substrate-binding protein, with the protein product MSSIRPSRSFCSRLSPYTMVCTMLVSTVLVSTLAGCRTGEATPDRHALIDSRDWYDPRSLDPAKATDVPSGRAVAYLFDGLTKFTPAGQVQPSIARSWDVSPDGLQYTFHLRADVRFHDGAPLLARHVAQSFRRVLDPATKSGTVWPLYPIKGARAFADGKSDGKGTALGIETPNDTTVIITLDEPFAIFPKLLAMPVASILPDSVGVDFSEHPIGTGPWKLVEWKHDDYLKFARNATYFGGAPSIDTLIARIIPEPSTAVAEFEAGTVDILYVPEDQTRDWEETDTKKATLVSAPALRLWYMGVNVTRGPLKDVRVRQAIAHAIDVPTLLAQLLAGRGTIAAGVIPPTLEGFDKARQPYAYDTLAARKLLADAGYANGIDLELWSSQTAPMPRLAQAIQAYLATVGVRIKLVQRDASSMRAAARAGQTDLVVKDWYADYPDAENFLYPLLHTANRGAGGNVSFFSDATFDRLVDASRRESDAAKRAVLYAAADSVGYAQVGMVPLFFYNEVYAVQPWVKGFEVPVIFNGQRWEKVTMGTDKKR
- the aroB gene encoding 3-dehydroquinate synthase, whose protein sequence is MGGAPPDALQLPLPYPVYCRAGVRQAIGEIARLAAPSHRVAVISDTAVARLHGEAIAAQFPADSTRLFTIPPGEQEKTRARWAELTDALLEWGAGRDTTVIAVGGGVIGDLAGFVASTYMRGLPVVQVPTTLLAMVDASVGGKTAVDTPFGKNLVGAFHNPSAVVIDPDVLATLPADVLRSGLAEMIKHGVIADASYFDAVLRFAGAVRDHGAQAPDFAATITTLITGSVRIKAEVVAEDTREGGLRQILNFGHTIAHAVERVLNFELLHGDAVAMGMVAEARIAESIGLAGPGLAVAIADAVESAGLPSLLPAGISLDDIITATHGDKKARAGSARYSLPRGIGEMEAAEGTWAVAVSDEQVGSALS
- a CDS encoding ABC transporter permease, coding for MLSLLARRLLLSLPTLAGVLIVVFLLLYVAPGDPVQAMVGERADPATIARLRAELRLDDPLPAQFFHYASGVLQGDLGRSYVTNRPIISDIAERFPRTLLLATAAMLLATISGVTIGVLAAVRPNGWFDRLALATTYLGISFPVYWIGLLLIVLFAVTLRWLPASGYGRIEFLILPALALGSRSIAYLARVTRSSMLEVLGADFVRTARAKGLTESGVIIRHALRNALIPVITVIGLDFGAYLTGSILTETIFSWPGIGRYVVMAIARRDLPAVQGAVLFLSVVFVLVNLVTDLAYQKADPRVRA
- a CDS encoding GGDEF domain-containing protein → MLFRRSAADRPAVVPSPVAPTAVSATAASAVATADEAFDLAPLLDAFGQVLSAYAQGSFDLPDVSSSEAGEELERWRRHTVLGVPLSAGESRGSLSAAERDYRGAARALTDHRRREKRYVESALSDLRDALWACVERVHTVAQADLHADEATSVQITRVQTAIHGLETHAVKDEVLQAISAITDISRTRRDTQQVAYGMLAERIDQLGSQLEEAKRESETDPLTGLGNRKRFERAAQRAVQMHTLNRAPVSLVLVDLDHLKQINDGYGHSAGDATLQTTADTLTRVFLGDSDVICRIGGDEFVVILTNTNANVAGRLAERLVQKIAETGPPFAADAPALSASVGYASYHGGEGVEAWMGRADAALYRAKREGKGRAGGAD
- a CDS encoding BamA/TamA family outer membrane protein, whose translation is MRPLVHLLFALATLSVARPAAAQDLSCDRGDREVRALRFAGNREYAAVALAATVATSPSSVAGLPVIGERRCLDPVEFSRDVQRLETLYRRRGFLDVKVDTTVTTVKPGVIEITFTIREGEPMRITALALQGLEIHPDVRDAARDFPLAVGGVFDRGALEAGRDTLVRRLRNKGWPQAEALVAYTTNTVLRTADVEVSVVPGVRAKLGRIALEVDAGDDNRRVSDATVRRAMALKTGDWYSARAIIDAQRNLYQTDAFQRVDLQPDSIQPAGDSIVNLVVRLVEGDRWAARGGLGWATLDCFRMQGSLTDRDFLPFAQRLELTGRVSKIGLGDPLDGAPNLCQGQARSDPYSRTLNYYTSMTVRQPVRANQARVPSLTLFSSTLSEYKAFLRRTPIGGALSVTDPFPIARVPSTLSYQVELGRTEAEPAFFCAVFNACDNESRTFLQRNNRLAALEYSIVRERVNDPLRPTGGSTVRLNVRHASTLIGSDRSQQFNRGTGDVSWYRALRGGATLVAHLRGGVVYGGGTTPRTGGFIPPQERLYAGGPTTVRGFRQNELGPAVYIVSRYDTNTVNGQTLYRADSSSVTERVVPTGGNTLIVGNLEAQFPSPIAPRLLQIAVFADAGKLWNRGTTSRAASLSDEGPSVKITPGMGIRIASPFGAIRVDLGYNGYRLPAGAAYYNAPLQAGVAPLYCVSPGNGLSVNASGTTGAPPEQEKGSCPNSFRPTRGTGFLRRLNPSIWIGQAF